A window of Burkholderia ubonensis contains these coding sequences:
- a CDS encoding methyl-accepting chemotaxis protein: protein MREMKVSSRLMLGFGLLTILLVTVAATAFYGMWQLHGQLDTIARVNNTEAKLANRLRATIQDRAIAVRNLALLTDQQEMAQEAERIKKQDDIYADAYQKLARMFADEPATTERERTLVAALKQDEAAAQPALRKAAQLGLSNDPAAATKELMENARPPQRVWLARATELANFEDEMNEQAKQDAAATYASVRALVAAIVGGSLLVAVATTIVIARSILRQLGGEPSVAQHAAAQIADGNLMIDLPVAHGDSSSLMSSLDAMRARLTTIVQGIKVSAESISLAAAEVAQGNVDLSQRTEEQAASLEETAASMEQLTSTVRQNTENARQGSTLAAAASQTAASGGTVVKQVVGTMEDIASSSQKVAEIISVIEGIAFQTNILALNAAVEAARAGEQGRGFAVVAGEVRTLAQRSAVAAKEIKELIETSVTHVAAGSALVSNAGTTMDEIVRSVRRVTDIMGEIASASSEQSTGIEQVNVAVTQMDEVTQQNAALVEQATAAAQSMADQADSLKAAVAIFKVESRSQPAAAPVAAAARTPARGAKRPVRETGKVGNAPARVAGADWATF from the coding sequence ATGAGAGAGATGAAAGTATCCAGCCGCCTGATGCTGGGTTTCGGGCTGCTGACGATCCTGCTGGTGACCGTAGCCGCGACCGCGTTTTACGGCATGTGGCAATTGCACGGCCAGCTGGACACCATCGCGCGCGTGAACAACACCGAAGCGAAGCTCGCCAACCGGCTTCGCGCGACGATCCAGGATCGCGCGATCGCCGTCCGGAATCTGGCGCTGCTCACCGATCAGCAGGAGATGGCGCAGGAAGCCGAGCGCATCAAGAAGCAGGACGACATCTACGCGGATGCGTATCAGAAGCTCGCGCGCATGTTCGCCGACGAACCGGCGACCACCGAGCGCGAGCGGACGCTGGTGGCCGCGCTCAAGCAGGACGAGGCGGCGGCCCAGCCGGCGCTGCGCAAGGCGGCCCAGCTCGGCCTGAGCAACGACCCGGCGGCGGCCACCAAGGAGCTGATGGAGAACGCGAGGCCGCCGCAGCGTGTGTGGCTGGCGCGGGCGACGGAGCTCGCCAATTTCGAGGACGAGATGAACGAGCAGGCGAAGCAGGATGCGGCCGCGACGTACGCGAGCGTGCGTGCGCTGGTCGCGGCGATCGTCGGCGGTTCGCTGCTCGTCGCCGTCGCGACGACGATCGTCATCGCGCGCAGTATTCTGCGTCAGCTCGGCGGCGAGCCGTCCGTCGCGCAACACGCGGCGGCGCAGATCGCCGACGGCAACCTGATGATCGACCTGCCGGTCGCGCACGGCGATTCATCGAGCCTGATGTCGTCGCTCGACGCGATGCGCGCGCGGCTCACGACGATCGTGCAGGGCATCAAGGTGTCCGCGGAGTCGATCTCGCTCGCCGCCGCGGAGGTCGCGCAGGGCAACGTCGATCTGTCGCAGCGCACCGAGGAGCAGGCCGCCTCGCTGGAGGAAACGGCGGCGAGCATGGAGCAGCTCACGTCGACCGTCCGGCAAAACACCGAGAACGCGCGCCAGGGCAGCACGCTGGCGGCCGCGGCCTCGCAGACGGCCGCGTCCGGCGGCACCGTCGTGAAGCAGGTGGTCGGCACGATGGAAGACATCGCGTCCAGCTCGCAGAAGGTCGCCGAGATCATCTCCGTCATCGAAGGGATCGCGTTCCAGACCAATATCCTGGCGCTCAACGCGGCCGTCGAAGCGGCGCGCGCGGGCGAGCAGGGGCGCGGCTTCGCGGTGGTCGCCGGCGAGGTGCGCACGCTGGCGCAACGCAGCGCGGTCGCGGCCAAGGAGATCAAGGAGCTGATCGAGACATCGGTGACGCACGTCGCCGCCGGCTCGGCGCTGGTGTCGAACGCCGGAACGACGATGGACGAGATCGTCCGCTCGGTCAGACGCGTGACCGACATCATGGGCGAGATCGCGTCCGCATCGAGCGAGCAAAGCACGGGGATCGAGCAGGTCAACGTCGCCGTCACGCAGATGGACGAGGTGACGCAGCAGAACGCCGCTTTGGTCGAGCAGGCGACGGCTGCGGCGCAGTCGATGGCCGATCAGGCGGACAGCCTGAAGGCGGCGGTGGCGATATTCAAGGTCGAGTCGAGGTCGCAGCCGGCGGCGGCGCCGGTCGCGGCGGCTGCGCGCACGCCGGCACGCGGCGCGAAGCGCCCTGTTCGCGAAACCGGCAAGGTCGGCAACGCACCGGCGCGAGTCGCGGGCGCGGATTGGGCGACGTTCTGA
- a CDS encoding aspartate aminotransferase family protein: MKQSIDALLRADRAHFMHPSTHAYDHESGALPGRIVRGAHGIHIEDHEGRRYIDAFAGLYCVNIGYGRTEVADAMHEQAKQLAYYHTYVGHASDAIIELSSRIIEWAPVGMKKVYYGMSGSDANETQVKLVWYYNNVLGRPNKKKIISRERGYHGSGIVTGSLTGLPSFHQHFDLPIDRVKHTVCPHWYRNAPVGMSEAQFVAYCVDELEKLIAREGADTIAAFIAEPVMGTGGIIAPPAGYWPAIQAVLRQHDILLISDEVVCGFGRLGSKMGAQHFGIEPDLITVAKGLTSAYAPLSGVIVGDKVWDVIARGSQAHGPMGHGWTYSGHPVCAAAALANLAILERENLVGNAAEVGAYFGAKLRDAFGAHPLVGEVRSVGMLAALEFMADRDARTPFDPALKIGAQVSAAALRRGVIARAMPHGDILGFAPPLVMTRAEADEIVGIVKEAVDEVAERNLAAVS, encoded by the coding sequence TTTCATGCATCCGTCGACGCACGCGTACGACCACGAAAGCGGCGCGCTGCCGGGCAGGATCGTGCGCGGCGCGCACGGCATTCACATCGAGGACCACGAGGGCCGGCGCTATATCGACGCCTTCGCCGGGCTCTACTGCGTGAACATCGGCTACGGCCGCACCGAAGTGGCCGATGCGATGCACGAGCAGGCGAAGCAGCTCGCGTATTACCACACGTATGTCGGTCACGCGTCGGACGCGATCATCGAGCTGTCGTCGCGCATCATCGAATGGGCGCCGGTGGGGATGAAGAAGGTCTACTACGGGATGTCGGGCTCCGACGCGAACGAGACGCAGGTGAAGCTCGTCTGGTACTACAACAACGTGCTCGGCCGCCCGAACAAGAAGAAGATCATCTCGCGCGAGCGCGGCTATCACGGCTCGGGGATCGTGACGGGCAGCCTCACCGGGCTGCCGAGCTTCCATCAGCATTTCGATCTGCCGATCGACCGCGTGAAGCACACGGTATGTCCGCACTGGTATCGCAACGCGCCGGTGGGGATGAGCGAAGCGCAGTTCGTCGCGTACTGCGTCGACGAGCTCGAGAAGCTGATCGCGCGTGAAGGCGCCGACACGATCGCCGCGTTCATCGCGGAGCCGGTGATGGGCACCGGCGGCATCATCGCGCCGCCGGCCGGCTACTGGCCCGCGATCCAGGCCGTGCTGCGCCAGCACGACATCCTGTTGATCAGCGATGAAGTCGTGTGCGGGTTCGGCCGCCTCGGTTCGAAGATGGGCGCGCAGCATTTCGGCATCGAGCCGGACCTGATCACCGTCGCGAAGGGACTGACCAGCGCCTATGCGCCGCTGTCGGGCGTGATCGTCGGCGACAAGGTGTGGGACGTGATCGCCCGCGGCTCGCAGGCGCACGGGCCGATGGGGCACGGCTGGACGTATTCGGGCCACCCGGTGTGCGCGGCCGCCGCGCTGGCGAACCTCGCGATTCTCGAGCGCGAGAATCTGGTCGGCAACGCCGCCGAGGTTGGGGCGTATTTCGGCGCGAAGCTGCGTGACGCGTTCGGTGCGCATCCGCTCGTCGGCGAAGTGCGCAGCGTCGGGATGCTGGCCGCGCTCGAGTTCATGGCCGACCGCGACGCGCGCACGCCGTTCGATCCGGCGCTGAAGATCGGCGCGCAGGTGTCGGCTGCCGCGCTGCGGCGCGGCGTGATCGCACGCGCGATGCCGCATGGCGACATTCTCGGGTTCGCGCCGCCGCTCGTGATGACGCGCGCGGAAGCCGACGAGATCGTCGGTATCGTGAAAGAAGCCGTGGACGAAGTCGCGGAGCGCAATCTGGCCGCCGTGTCGTGA